From the Leptospira sp. WS60.C2 genome, one window contains:
- a CDS encoding DUF4254 domain-containing protein, protein MKALEATKAVSIFQESVLDWHKKEAPHPNPYPEGTVESTLYQKNHIDTIQWHIEDEIRRPDIALEEVVALKRKIDKLNQDRTDMVERLDDFVIEMFRSVTPKPDARLNSESPAWLLDRMSILELKIYHMEEQVNRKDSSATKEHIEKCQQKLNVLLEQREDLKKCLEELFDDYAKGIKRVKVYRQMKMYNDQNLNPSLYKNQK, encoded by the coding sequence ATGAAAGCATTGGAAGCCACAAAAGCCGTCTCAATTTTCCAAGAATCCGTTTTGGATTGGCATAAAAAAGAAGCCCCTCACCCCAATCCTTACCCAGAAGGTACGGTAGAATCCACTCTTTACCAAAAAAATCACATCGACACCATCCAATGGCACATCGAAGACGAAATTCGCAGACCAGACATTGCCCTTGAGGAAGTGGTCGCTCTCAAACGAAAAATTGACAAATTGAACCAAGACAGAACCGACATGGTGGAACGATTGGATGACTTTGTGATCGAAATGTTTCGATCCGTCACACCAAAACCAGATGCTAGACTCAATTCCGAATCTCCCGCATGGCTTCTTGACCGGATGAGCATTTTAGAACTCAAAATTTATCATATGGAAGAGCAGGTAAACCGTAAGGATTCTTCTGCAACGAAAGAGCACATAGAAAAGTGCCAACAAAAACTAAATGTTTTACTCGAACAAAGAGAAGATCTGAAAAAATGTTTAGAGGAATTGTTTGATGATTATGCAAAGGGAATCAAACGAGTCAAGGTATACCGACAAATGAAAATGTACAATGACCAAAACTTAAATCCATCTCTTTACAAGAATCAAAAATGA
- a CDS encoding glycosyltransferase family 9 protein translates to MTNLLVLRFSAMGDVALMTPALIAIAAKYSNIQLTVVTRGNFAPFFYNIPNLNVLGMNLKKYKGLLGLWRMYRDIDKLGPFGYVIDLHGSLRSRLIAFFFRCKGVPYSKIIKGRREKLAQTRRYNKKLNPLPHTVERYLNVFRKSGFDAPLRKGPWLNVDGESKMYAKDYFKSIGIDKKDGQWFGFAPFAGHALKEWSFDKCKRLVEVLVSEFPGCHVFLFGGRDEAKELEILKNNLTQVHIVQGGNLGIRGELGIMDRLDVMIGMDSSNVHIAALLKKPVIGIYGTTHPISGFGPFAQEDSGVLQVDLPCRPCSIYGNTKCWRGDHACMELIDPLDVVRRIRLIQNVNTLW, encoded by the coding sequence ATGACAAACCTTCTCGTACTTCGGTTTTCTGCTATGGGAGATGTTGCCTTAATGACACCAGCTCTCATTGCGATAGCCGCAAAATACTCAAATATTCAGTTAACCGTTGTTACAAGAGGAAATTTTGCACCCTTCTTTTATAATATCCCCAACTTAAATGTTTTGGGTATGAATCTGAAAAAATACAAAGGACTTCTTGGTCTTTGGAGGATGTATAGGGACATTGATAAGTTAGGTCCCTTTGGATATGTGATCGACCTTCATGGTTCCTTACGTTCCAGACTCATTGCCTTCTTTTTCCGATGCAAAGGTGTTCCTTACTCCAAAATCATCAAAGGTCGTAGAGAGAAATTAGCCCAAACCAGACGTTATAATAAAAAATTAAATCCACTCCCACACACCGTAGAACGTTACTTAAACGTATTTCGAAAGTCTGGTTTTGATGCTCCCTTAAGAAAAGGCCCTTGGCTCAATGTCGATGGGGAATCTAAAATGTATGCAAAAGACTATTTTAAATCCATCGGCATTGATAAAAAAGATGGGCAATGGTTTGGATTTGCACCTTTCGCTGGGCATGCATTAAAAGAGTGGAGTTTTGATAAATGCAAACGACTGGTGGAAGTTTTGGTTTCAGAATTTCCTGGTTGTCATGTATTTTTATTTGGTGGCCGTGATGAGGCAAAAGAATTAGAAATCTTAAAAAATAACCTAACACAAGTACATATCGTACAAGGTGGAAATTTAGGAATCCGCGGGGAACTTGGTATTATGGACCGACTCGATGTCATGATTGGAATGGACAGTTCCAACGTTCACATTGCGGCCCTTCTCAAAAAACCAGTGATCGGAATTTATGGAACCACGCACCCCATCTCAGGATTTGGTCCATTTGCCCAGGAAGATTCGGGTGTTTTGCAGGTGGATCTACCTTGTCGACCTTGTTCCATTTACGGGAATACAAAGTGTTGGCGTGGTGATCATGCTTGTATGGAACTCATCGATCCATTGGATGTGGTGAGACGAATCCGACTCATTCAGAATGTAAACACACTCTGGTAA
- a CDS encoding glycosyltransferase gives MRVLYFSDTFLPKTDGVAVSIKNFSELLALRGHQFCICAPKYGDGDFDRMTDNIQVIRFRSGYLPSYPDIKVVLPSPGKIKRIIEDFKPDLIHIHTPGLLGLYAVNAAERFGVPTIGTYHTLMAEQEMYVSFYRLFKLDKLFFKANKFKKKLNIDELDKIVKFDNFNIRKKIILKICNDIYNRCDVVISPSHLIKEQLIEYGITRPITVVSNGMDLKRFQGKPKEYESGDAPKFLHVGRISYEKNCDVVINAFKVIHEQFPKATLTIIGEGPAIPSLQRQAEHLGIEHSVEFKGFIPNAVLHEVYPQYDVFLTASTMETQGLVVLEAIACGLPAVGVDAFALPELIRHGENGYIAKSFDAKGIALGALEIIRNPTLYSKFSKHSIQVASGHEMEKCVDAMEEVYAKVIEAMKGKAKKTNIFDLFFDFMQ, from the coding sequence TTGCGAGTTTTATATTTTTCCGATACTTTTTTGCCAAAAACCGATGGGGTTGCTGTTTCCATTAAGAATTTTTCTGAACTTTTGGCCCTTCGGGGCCACCAATTCTGCATTTGTGCTCCCAAATACGGTGATGGGGATTTTGATCGGATGACGGACAATATCCAGGTGATTCGATTTCGGTCTGGGTATTTGCCGAGTTATCCTGATATCAAGGTGGTTTTGCCCTCTCCAGGAAAAATCAAAAGGATCATCGAAGACTTTAAACCAGATCTAATCCACATCCACACACCTGGACTTCTTGGTTTGTATGCTGTGAATGCGGCGGAACGTTTTGGTGTGCCCACCATTGGGACCTATCACACGCTCATGGCAGAACAAGAAATGTATGTTTCCTTTTATCGACTTTTTAAACTCGATAAACTTTTTTTTAAAGCTAACAAATTCAAAAAAAAGCTAAACATAGACGAGTTAGATAAAATCGTCAAATTTGATAATTTCAACATTCGTAAAAAAATCATTCTTAAAATTTGCAATGATATATATAACAGATGTGATGTTGTGATTTCTCCCAGCCATTTGATCAAAGAACAATTGATTGAATATGGGATCACTCGTCCCATTACCGTTGTATCCAATGGAATGGATTTAAAACGATTTCAAGGCAAACCGAAAGAGTATGAGAGTGGTGATGCCCCTAAGTTTTTGCATGTGGGACGTATCTCTTATGAAAAAAATTGTGATGTTGTCATCAATGCATTTAAGGTCATCCATGAACAATTTCCGAAAGCCACACTTACCATCATCGGTGAGGGTCCAGCAATTCCGTCTTTACAAAGACAAGCGGAACATCTCGGCATAGAACACTCTGTTGAATTCAAAGGATTTATTCCCAATGCTGTCTTACATGAAGTATACCCACAATATGATGTTTTTTTAACTGCTTCCACAATGGAAACACAAGGTTTGGTTGTTTTAGAAGCAATCGCTTGTGGACTTCCGGCTGTGGGTGTAGATGCGTTTGCACTCCCTGAACTCATCCGACATGGTGAGAATGGATATATCGCCAAGTCATTTGATGCGAAAGGAATTGCCTTAGGTGCACTTGAGATCATTCGAAATCCTACTTTGTATTCGAAGTTTTCCAAACATTCCATTCAAGTTGCCTCAGGTCATGAGATGGAAAAATGTGTCGATGCGATGGAAGAGGTGTATGCAAAAGTGATTGAAGCCATGAAAGGTAAGGCGAAAAAGACAAACATCTTTGATCTATTCTTTGATTTTATGCAATGA
- a CDS encoding O-antigen ligase family protein, whose translation MIYRLYRSFLALSIISCALSVSLSQLFLLLSFVFFLFLEEKPKLSGNIVKVLLIFYLWQIVTVLYHFSAAGFDFSSIKHAFRDEMKDIFLVTAFISIQGIKKEDKSFLYKTFFIFSLIIVISGFISIFSMTRLSRLISDLYKTSSSWPYQHHYGKIGSLNIYLPIGFMNTHLTFGGLLAFIFPGFVFRLYDSWYNRSSKIKILINAGLLALASIVFLFNNARSSLLGALVSVLFGVYVLIFLDRDISKKVIKRTGFILLSFLILLFIGYQTTGAVKRVVDPLFGGEKHTDSGRTFIWDSTFPLIQANPIFGIGSGNYQKEIEIARKNKEKENRELAFFYEVTQRGHAHNDYFHLTAVFGFPQSALYLFLFGTILYTLLGSNIPKRVRFMTYGLVGFFISGLLQCYFQDDEVLIVFYFLLGYLNDYAEENSNALHSLDQHKVG comes from the coding sequence ATGATTTACCGACTCTATCGTTCGTTTCTTGCCTTGTCCATCATTTCCTGTGCCCTTTCTGTATCTCTCAGTCAACTTTTCCTATTATTATCTTTTGTATTTTTTCTATTCCTCGAGGAAAAACCCAAACTTTCAGGTAATATTGTCAAAGTCCTTTTGATTTTTTACCTCTGGCAAATTGTAACAGTATTGTATCATTTCTCTGCAGCGGGTTTTGATTTCAGCTCCATCAAACACGCATTCCGTGATGAAATGAAAGATATCTTTTTAGTTACCGCTTTTATCAGCATTCAAGGAATTAAAAAAGAAGATAAATCATTTTTATACAAAACCTTCTTTATCTTTTCTCTTATCATAGTGATATCGGGTTTTATCTCCATCTTTTCGATGACAAGACTCTCTAGATTGATTTCTGATCTATACAAAACTTCAAGCTCTTGGCCCTACCAACACCATTATGGAAAAATTGGAAGTTTAAACATTTATCTTCCAATCGGTTTTATGAATACCCACTTAACCTTTGGAGGACTACTTGCCTTTATCTTTCCAGGTTTTGTATTTCGTTTATACGATTCTTGGTACAACAGATCCTCAAAAATCAAAATCTTAATCAATGCAGGATTACTTGCACTTGCCTCTATTGTGTTTTTATTTAACAATGCTAGGTCATCTCTTTTGGGAGCACTAGTAAGTGTATTGTTTGGAGTTTATGTATTGATTTTTCTTGATCGCGATATTTCCAAAAAAGTTATCAAAAGAACTGGCTTTATTCTTTTATCATTTTTGATTTTACTTTTCATTGGATACCAAACAACGGGTGCAGTCAAACGGGTTGTGGATCCCCTGTTTGGTGGAGAAAAACACACCGACTCTGGTAGGACTTTTATCTGGGATTCCACATTTCCACTGATCCAAGCCAATCCAATATTTGGCATTGGTTCTGGAAATTACCAAAAGGAAATCGAAATCGCTCGAAAGAATAAGGAAAAGGAAAACAGAGAACTTGCTTTTTTCTACGAGGTAACACAACGGGGGCATGCGCACAATGACTATTTCCATTTAACGGCTGTTTTTGGTTTTCCGCAAAGTGCCTTATATCTCTTTCTCTTTGGAACAATTTTGTATACACTTTTAGGTTCTAACATACCAAAACGGGTTCGTTTTATGACCTATGGCCTTGTCGGTTTTTTCATTTCGGGACTTTTGCAATGTTATTTTCAAGATGATGAAGTTCTGATTGTATTTTATTTTCTCTTAGGTTATTTAAATGATTATGCGGAAGAAAATTCCAATGCATTGCACTCATTAGATCAGCACAAAGTAGGTTAA
- a CDS encoding biotin/lipoate A/B protein ligase family protein has product MTGKVFFFPPTPPRSPYYNLAIEESIAIHMVRFGITAGIRLWKNPDSIILGLSENPYRNIKETVVTAYESEARGIGFTKKPKPNFCYIARRASGGGTVFHSLSGNINYSLYFNLEERKELFPVKESYDRILGIVSQSLSHQNIQSYAKGKSDLVLEKEGKFQKISGNAQFRKRGCLVQHGTLILEDSLIERVAEVLHHPPEEPDYRKERSHKDFLTSVPDFFSEEKWSVDLIREVFQYLQEPFPSDFSKISFFGRDFSTFRKQVLRESESIRKKKYQNPEYTLHREIPT; this is encoded by the coding sequence GTGACAGGTAAGGTTTTTTTCTTCCCGCCGACTCCTCCACGGTCGCCTTACTACAATTTGGCGATCGAAGAGTCCATCGCCATCCATATGGTTCGCTTTGGGATTACCGCGGGAATCCGGTTATGGAAAAATCCAGACTCGATCATTCTTGGTCTTTCCGAAAATCCATATAGAAACATCAAAGAGACGGTTGTCACGGCGTATGAGTCCGAAGCCCGTGGGATTGGATTTACAAAGAAACCAAAACCAAACTTCTGTTACATCGCAAGGAGAGCGTCTGGTGGTGGCACTGTGTTTCATTCCCTTTCTGGGAACATCAACTATTCTCTCTATTTTAATTTGGAAGAAAGAAAGGAACTATTCCCTGTCAAAGAAAGTTATGATCGCATTTTAGGGATTGTTTCCCAATCTTTATCCCACCAAAACATACAATCCTATGCGAAAGGGAAATCCGATCTAGTTTTAGAAAAAGAAGGGAAATTCCAAAAAATTTCAGGAAACGCACAATTTCGAAAGCGAGGTTGTCTTGTCCAACATGGAACTTTGATTTTAGAAGATAGCCTCATCGAACGAGTGGCTGAAGTGTTACACCACCCGCCCGAAGAACCTGATTACCGAAAAGAAAGAAGCCACAAAGATTTTCTCACTTCCGTTCCCGACTTTTTTTCCGAAGAAAAATGGTCTGTGGACCTCATCCGAGAAGTTTTCCAATATTTACAAGAGCCCTTCCCCTCCGATTTTTCAAAAATTTCCTTCTTTGGTAGGGACTTTTCTACTTTTCGGAAACAAGTGCTCAGAGAATCTGAATCTATTCGCAAGAAGAAATACCAAAATCCAGAATACACACTCCACAGAGAAATTCCGACATGA
- the glyA gene encoding serine hydroxymethyltransferase — protein sequence MSYLQKQDPEVYAALKKEDERQEHSLEMIASENFVSRPVLEAYHSTLTNKYAEGYPGKRYYNGCENADKVEELAIERAKKMFGAEYANVQPHSGAQANMAVFLATLEPGDSFLGMNLAHGGHLTHGSAVNISGKYFKPIPYGVDEKTETINYDEVAKLAKEHKPKLIVVGASAYPRIIDFNKFREIANDIGAKIMADIAHISGLVVAGEHPSPIGVCDFVTTTTHKTLRGPRGGLILSSAENEKVLNSRVFPGIQGGPLMHVIAAKAVAFGEALQPEFKTYIKQVVKNAKVLAEVFQKRGFRVVSGGTDNHIVLLDVSVKGLTGRDAADGLDHIGVTVNKNAIPFDKNPPAVASGIRLGTPALTTRGLKEKEIEAVGNLICDFLDHFGDATWETKVKAAVKEITDAFPMKHFRLED from the coding sequence ATGAGTTATTTACAAAAACAAGATCCTGAAGTTTACGCTGCCTTAAAAAAAGAAGACGAAAGACAAGAACACTCCCTCGAAATGATTGCGAGTGAAAACTTTGTATCCCGTCCTGTTCTCGAAGCATATCACTCTACACTGACAAACAAATATGCGGAAGGTTATCCTGGAAAACGATATTACAATGGTTGTGAGAACGCAGACAAGGTTGAAGAACTTGCGATCGAAAGAGCCAAAAAGATGTTTGGTGCTGAGTATGCAAACGTCCAACCACATAGCGGTGCACAAGCGAATATGGCAGTATTTCTTGCCACTCTCGAACCAGGAGATAGTTTCCTTGGAATGAATTTGGCACATGGTGGTCACCTAACTCATGGTAGCGCGGTAAACATCAGTGGAAAGTATTTCAAACCTATCCCTTACGGTGTGGATGAAAAAACAGAAACCATCAATTATGATGAAGTTGCAAAACTTGCAAAAGAACACAAACCAAAACTAATCGTTGTAGGTGCTTCTGCTTACCCTCGTATCATCGACTTTAACAAATTTAGAGAAATTGCAAATGATATCGGTGCGAAAATCATGGCCGATATTGCACATATCTCTGGTTTGGTGGTCGCTGGCGAACATCCAAGTCCCATTGGAGTTTGTGATTTTGTCACGACGACAACTCACAAAACACTTCGTGGACCCCGTGGTGGACTCATCTTATCCTCTGCGGAGAACGAAAAAGTCCTCAATTCTCGAGTGTTCCCAGGAATCCAAGGTGGGCCACTCATGCACGTGATTGCGGCAAAAGCAGTTGCCTTCGGAGAAGCGCTCCAACCAGAATTCAAAACTTACATCAAACAAGTGGTGAAAAACGCGAAAGTCCTTGCCGAAGTGTTCCAAAAACGAGGTTTCCGTGTGGTCTCGGGTGGAACAGACAATCACATTGTTCTTCTGGATGTATCGGTGAAGGGTCTCACTGGTCGTGATGCGGCCGATGGCCTCGATCATATCGGCGTGACAGTGAATAAAAACGCGATTCCATTTGATAAGAATCCACCAGCTGTGGCATCAGGAATCCGATTGGGTACTCCCGCTCTTACCACAAGAGGCCTAAAAGAAAAAGAAATCGAAGCCGTTGGTAATTTGATTTGTGATTTCTTAGATCATTTTGGTGATGCGACTTGGGAAACAAAAGTAAAAGCAGCTGTGAAAGAAATCACAGATGCATTCCCAATGAAACACTTTCGATTAGAAGACTAA
- a CDS encoding rhomboid family intramembrane serine protease: MASRTPGYELRFGPPMVPVVRTLIFINVILFILQLVTKLTFQSPLVELYLGLSPELVFRGWVWQLLSYAFLHGSFMHILFNMLSLWMFGSELAEIWGERAFLKFYFFTAFLGGVGTVLAQFLGIPQGLVVGASASIYGLLVAYGMTWPNRELLVFLIFPMRAKYFVMIVMLMVLFAQGERVAHFAHLGGAIGGLVLMKLYTGWKGTKSSLPTWSLSRYLQKRRFMRYQEEMAKRENAKTKVDELLEKISKNGMDSLSRKERKFLNEASQKYFNE, encoded by the coding sequence ATGGCATCTCGTACCCCTGGATATGAACTCCGCTTTGGACCACCAATGGTCCCTGTTGTCCGCACTCTCATTTTCATCAATGTGATTCTTTTCATCCTCCAATTGGTGACAAAACTGACTTTCCAATCACCTCTTGTGGAACTCTATTTGGGGCTCTCGCCAGAACTTGTATTTCGTGGATGGGTTTGGCAACTTTTGAGTTATGCCTTTTTACACGGAAGTTTTATGCATATCCTATTTAATATGCTAAGCCTTTGGATGTTTGGATCGGAGCTTGCGGAAATTTGGGGAGAAAGAGCCTTTTTAAAATTCTATTTTTTCACCGCCTTTCTCGGTGGAGTGGGAACTGTCCTTGCGCAATTTTTGGGAATCCCTCAAGGACTGGTTGTGGGAGCAAGTGCAAGCATCTACGGACTTCTCGTTGCGTACGGAATGACTTGGCCGAACCGAGAACTTCTTGTCTTTCTCATCTTTCCCATGCGTGCCAAGTATTTTGTCATGATTGTAATGCTCATGGTACTTTTTGCACAAGGGGAACGAGTGGCTCATTTTGCCCATTTGGGGGGAGCGATTGGTGGACTTGTCCTCATGAAACTGTATACAGGTTGGAAAGGAACAAAATCGTCCCTTCCAACTTGGTCTTTGTCTCGTTATCTACAAAAACGTAGATTCATGCGTTACCAAGAGGAAATGGCAAAACGAGAAAACGCCAAAACCAAAGTGGATGAACTCTTAGAAAAAATATCCAAAAATGGGATGGATTCCTTATCCCGAAAAGAACGTAAGTTTTTAAACGAAGCGTCTCAAAAATATTTTAACGAGTGA
- a CDS encoding NRDE family protein, whose product MCLVVIAHGVHSEYPLIVASNRDEFFERPTEALSFWETNPKILAGKDLKAGGTWLGVNDRGNFAFLTNVRNFRKPPHPNPKSRGKLVSQFLETKEPMSAEAYANVVHTSHEDYEGFNLFLYDGKKAIALGGDPFSFQSVETGFHAVSNANWDTQWPKTEKLKARVVTLVNSFANDSILQSELEREMFATLNDAEMVRNDTLLPNTGVGLERERYLSSVRIKTPQYGTRASTIVFYGRKGVELIERSFSDPLSDEYTERRHSFVWKV is encoded by the coding sequence ATGTGTTTAGTTGTAATCGCGCATGGAGTTCACTCCGAGTATCCTCTCATCGTTGCCTCCAATCGGGATGAATTTTTTGAACGTCCCACCGAAGCCTTGTCGTTTTGGGAAACAAATCCAAAGATCCTTGCAGGTAAGGATTTAAAAGCAGGTGGTACTTGGCTTGGAGTCAACGACCGTGGAAACTTCGCTTTTCTAACCAATGTAAGAAACTTCCGTAAACCTCCTCATCCAAATCCAAAGTCCAGAGGGAAACTGGTGTCTCAGTTTTTAGAAACAAAGGAACCAATGTCTGCTGAAGCGTATGCAAATGTAGTCCATACTTCCCATGAGGATTATGAAGGTTTCAATTTGTTTTTGTATGATGGAAAGAAAGCCATTGCACTCGGAGGAGATCCGTTTTCGTTCCAATCTGTGGAAACTGGATTTCATGCCGTGAGTAATGCCAACTGGGATACCCAATGGCCTAAAACCGAAAAACTGAAAGCAAGAGTCGTAACGCTTGTGAATTCTTTTGCAAACGATAGTATCTTGCAATCCGAACTCGAAAGGGAAATGTTTGCTACTTTGAATGATGCAGAAATGGTTCGGAATGACACGTTATTGCCAAACACGGGAGTTGGTCTGGAAAGAGAGCGTTACTTATCTTCCGTGCGAATCAAAACACCACAGTATGGAACAAGAGCGTCTACGATTGTGTTTTATGGAAGGAAAGGTGTGGAGCTAATCGAAAGGTCGTTCTCCGATCCGTTATCTGATGAATACACGGAACGGAGACATTCTTTTGTTTGGAAGGTTTAG
- a CDS encoding cellulase family glycosylhydrolase — protein MTLKKLSPNGEWFVDPSGRKVILRGVNLGGDTKVPYPNGGTHFPTDFSDHKEVSFIGRPFPLEDAQTHFTRLKLWGFNVLRLLTTWEAVEHKGPNDYDEAYLDYFTEIVRLAREYGFYVFIDFHQDVWSRMTGGDGAPGWIFEKIGIDYKKLSEADAAIVMQRAYDYSKPGIRQEDNYPTMCWSQNYRYAGNGILWTLFFGGRDFAPNFLIDGKNVQDYLQDHYLGCMKQIAERVKQFDFVLGFDSLNEPGKGFIGKAMNDRGLVNKAEDPSKPGLAWSPIDALYSSHGHSVELPYLTLKIWKGGFVPTKTVTVNENQVSIWLPESPGDPFQLEGAYTITKDGTPFIEKNDFFQRVNGKEIDFDADYLIPFMRKVGQTIQALRSDWMVFIEREASDAFTHPKLNGEVPKLSVNAAHWYDILTLLFKTFLYPIALDTLTKRPVFGKSGIEAMYVRQLSRIKGTADSVPGKIPSLVGEFGIPFDLQGGKAYQEWKNGNRSPKIWKRHVMALDSMYNAMDKLFLSNTLWNYTASNQNDLMVGDGWNQEDLSIFSKDQIIPGSEPDVYGGGGRAIEGFCRPYAAMIQGTPLEMEYELNIRKFHLEWLSDSSIIEPTVIKLPRFVYPNGVHIVLSNAEKISETNGELTVKGNGGKSSITIRPL, from the coding sequence ATGACATTAAAAAAGTTATCTCCAAACGGTGAATGGTTTGTCGACCCAAGCGGAAGAAAGGTGATCCTTCGAGGAGTCAATTTAGGAGGAGACACAAAAGTCCCTTATCCGAATGGAGGGACCCATTTCCCTACTGATTTTTCAGATCATAAGGAAGTGAGTTTTATCGGAAGACCTTTTCCTTTAGAAGACGCGCAGACTCATTTTACACGTCTTAAATTATGGGGATTTAATGTTTTACGTTTGTTGACTACTTGGGAAGCCGTCGAACACAAAGGACCAAACGATTATGATGAGGCATATCTCGACTATTTCACGGAAATAGTTCGCCTAGCAAGAGAATACGGTTTTTACGTTTTCATTGATTTTCATCAAGATGTTTGGTCTAGGATGACTGGGGGAGATGGTGCCCCTGGATGGATCTTTGAAAAAATTGGTATCGATTATAAAAAACTATCGGAAGCAGATGCAGCGATTGTGATGCAACGAGCATACGATTATTCCAAGCCAGGAATCAGACAAGAAGACAATTACCCGACCATGTGTTGGTCACAAAACTATCGCTATGCGGGAAACGGAATTTTGTGGACTTTGTTTTTCGGCGGAAGAGACTTTGCTCCCAATTTTCTCATCGATGGTAAAAATGTTCAAGATTACTTACAAGACCATTATCTTGGCTGTATGAAGCAGATTGCAGAACGAGTCAAACAGTTTGATTTTGTATTGGGATTTGATTCGTTAAATGAGCCAGGCAAGGGATTCATTGGAAAAGCAATGAATGACCGTGGTCTTGTGAACAAAGCAGAAGACCCATCCAAACCAGGACTTGCATGGTCGCCCATTGATGCTTTGTATTCTTCCCATGGACACTCAGTGGAGTTGCCATACCTTACTTTAAAAATTTGGAAAGGTGGATTTGTTCCAACAAAAACTGTAACGGTGAATGAAAACCAAGTTTCAATTTGGTTGCCAGAATCTCCAGGAGATCCGTTCCAATTAGAAGGTGCCTACACCATCACAAAAGATGGAACTCCTTTCATTGAAAAAAATGATTTCTTCCAAAGAGTAAATGGTAAGGAAATTGATTTTGATGCAGATTATCTAATTCCTTTTATGAGAAAGGTTGGCCAAACCATCCAAGCCCTTCGAAGTGATTGGATGGTGTTTATTGAAAGAGAAGCGTCTGATGCATTTACTCATCCCAAACTCAATGGTGAAGTTCCAAAACTTTCTGTAAATGCTGCCCATTGGTATGATATTTTAACTCTTCTTTTCAAAACATTTTTGTATCCCATTGCCCTTGATACTCTCACCAAACGACCTGTATTTGGGAAATCAGGAATTGAAGCCATGTATGTTCGGCAACTATCACGCATTAAGGGAACAGCAGACTCCGTGCCTGGAAAAATCCCAAGTTTAGTAGGTGAATTCGGAATTCCATTTGATCTGCAAGGAGGAAAGGCTTACCAAGAATGGAAAAATGGCAATCGTTCTCCCAAAATTTGGAAACGTCATGTCATGGCTCTCGATTCTATGTACAATGCCATGGACAAATTATTTTTATCGAACACTCTATGGAACTACACGGCTTCCAATCAAAATGATTTGATGGTGGGAGATGGATGGAACCAAGAAGATCTCAGTATTTTTTCCAAAGACCAAATCATTCCAGGATCCGAACCTGATGTATATGGCGGTGGGGGGCGCGCTATTGAAGGCTTTTGTCGTCCTTATGCAGCGATGATCCAAGGAACTCCGTTAGAAATGGAATATGAATTGAATATACGAAAATTCCATTTAGAGTGGCTTTCTGATTCGTCAATTATAGAACCTACCGTCATCAAATTACCTAGGTTTGTTTACCCAAATGGCGTACACATTGTACTTTCAAATGCTGAAAAAATTTCGGAAACAAACGGCGAATTAACAGTCAAAGGGAATGGAGGGAAATCTTCGATTACCATACGGCCATTATGA